The following are encoded in a window of Pongo abelii isolate AG06213 chromosome 16, NHGRI_mPonAbe1-v2.0_pri, whole genome shotgun sequence genomic DNA:
- the C2CD4A gene encoding C2 calcium-dependent domain-containing protein 4A produces MWCLERLRLGPECLRQSGDWLLPGRARGAKSRTTAACANVLTPDRIPEFCIPPRLMPRLALAALRNSWVEEAGTDEGAGRTDWDPRSQAALSLPHLPRVRTAYGFCVLLESPHTRRKESLLLGCPPAPRPRAYTYGGGGGPDALLGTLRIPRAPGPATPAAPGCPRPPQDALARRPRGCRLLRVPDGLLSRVLRAGRSRRLARVRSVSSGNEDEERRAGSQFPFQAPSASPPSSRVSFPERLEAEGTVALGRAGDALRLAAEYCPGTGRLRLRLLRAESPAGCAPGPRAVSCCLSLVLRPPGTARWQCSAVVGRSRKASFDQDFCFDGLSEDEVRRLAVRIKARDEGRGRERGRLLGQGELSLGALLLL; encoded by the coding sequence ATGTGGTGCCTGGAGCGACTCCGCTTGGGTCCTGAGTGCCTTCGGCAGAGCGGAGACTGGCTTCTCCCGGGTCGGGCCCGCGGAGCCAAGTCTCGCACCACCGCCGCGTGCGCAAATGTGCTCACTCCGGACCGCATCCCCGAGTTCTGCATCCCGCCGCGGCTCATGCCCCGCCTGGCCTTGGCTGCACTCCGGAATTCTTGGGTCGAAGAAGCAGGGACGGACGAGGGCGCCGGCCGCACGGACTGGGACCCGCGCTCGCAGGCCGCGCTGTCACTGCCGCACCTGCCCCGTGTGCGCACCGCCTACGGCTTCTGCGTGCTGCTCGAGAGCCCGCACACGCGCCGCAAGGAGTCGCTCCTGCTCGGGTGTCCGCCCGCGCCCCGGCCCCGGGCCTACACctacggcggcggcggcggcccggACGCCCTCCTGGGGACCCTGCGCATCCCGCGAGCTCCGGGCCCCGCCACCCCCGCGGCCCCCGGCTGTCCCCGCCCGCCCCAGGACGCGCTCGCCCGGCGGCCCCGCGGCTGCCGCCTCCTGCGTGTCCCCGACGGGCTGCTGAGCCGCGTGCTGCGGGCGGGGAGGAGTCGCCGCCTGGCCCGCGTCCGCTCCGTCTCCAGCGGGAACGAGGACGAGGAGCGCCGCGCGGGCTCCCAGTTCCCGTTCCAGGCCCCCTCCGCGAGCCCGCCGTCGTCCCGGGTCTCGTTTCCCGAGCGCCTGGAGGCCGAGGGCACCGTGGCTCTGGGCCGCGCCGGCGACGCCCTGCGCCTGGCCGCCGAGTACTGTCCGGGAACCGGGCGCCTCCGCCTCCGGCTGCTCCGCGCCGAGAGCCCGGCCGGATGCGCCCCCGGGCCCCGAGCCGTCAGCTGTTGCCTCAGTCTCGTCCTGCGGCCGCCGGGCACCGCGCGTTGGCAATGCAGTGCTGTGGTGGGGCGCAGCCGCAAGGCCTCCTTTGACCAGGACTTCTGCTTCGACGGCCTCTCGGAGGACGAGGTGCGCCGCCTGGCCGTTCGAATCAAGGCCCGGGACGAGGGCCGCGGCCGGGAGCGGGGCCGCCTGCTGGGCCAGGGTGAGCTGTCCCTGGGCGCCCTCCTGCTGCTCTGA